In Thermosphaera sp., a genomic segment contains:
- a CDS encoding ABC transporter substrate-binding protein: MSKLIQITVVIFALMLVASSIILVTNMVSKEETTQTYEIRDALGRRITVRSNITRVVSLSPSLTEIMFELGLDHLLIAVDGQSLRETPYLNASSKLIERNITDVGGYWWSDVNLEKILSLSPDIVLVDKGAHAPLREFFESYNITAVYFNGGGARSLEEVYLDILLIGRIFNKQVEAEEVVSQIKQKFQMYENAGSRFENITVLVVVGIDQAIWVAGPETFIGDVLSKLGVNNACRSGTWVGASLEMIAQWNPTVIIIASDNITPDIIAASGLEKLNSSILVIEDKLMLNMINRPSSSLKHLPQMLISLLEHPNEAQNSSDSPLSLSVSGELIEFPNKLIPHEDMGNSYSATSTLLLL, from the coding sequence ATGTCCAAGCTAATTCAGATTACCGTAGTAATATTTGCATTAATGCTAGTGGCCTCGAGCATTATCCTCGTTACTAACATGGTCAGTAAAGAGGAAACAACCCAGACATATGAGATTCGCGATGCCCTGGGTAGAAGAATAACGGTTAGAAGTAATATTACAAGAGTGGTATCCCTAAGCCCGTCGCTAACTGAAATAATGTTTGAATTGGGACTCGACCATCTGCTGATCGCCGTTGACGGGCAATCACTAAGGGAAACACCATACTTAAACGCATCAAGCAAGCTAATAGAAAGGAATATTACCGATGTCGGAGGTTACTGGTGGTCCGACGTCAATCTTGAAAAGATCCTTAGTCTATCTCCCGATATCGTCCTAGTCGATAAGGGAGCACACGCGCCATTAAGAGAATTCTTCGAAAGCTACAATATAACGGCGGTTTACTTCAACGGAGGAGGCGCAAGGAGTCTTGAAGAGGTTTACCTGGACATCCTGCTTATTGGAAGAATATTTAACAAACAGGTTGAGGCGGAAGAAGTTGTTTCTCAAATAAAACAGAAGTTTCAAATGTATGAGAATGCGGGATCCCGGTTCGAGAATATAACAGTATTAGTGGTAGTAGGCATTGACCAAGCCATATGGGTTGCTGGCCCTGAAACGTTCATAGGAGATGTCCTTAGCAAGTTAGGCGTGAATAACGCTTGCAGAAGTGGCACATGGGTTGGAGCGAGTCTTGAAATGATTGCCCAGTGGAATCCAACGGTGATCATTATTGCCTCAGATAACATTACCCCGGATATCATTGCTGCATCGGGTTTGGAAAAACTTAACTCATCAATCCTCGTGATAGAGGACAAATTGATGCTGAACATGATCAATAGACCTAGCTCGTCCTTAAAACACCTTCCCCAAATGTTGATCTCCCTATTGGAACATCCCAACGAGGCGCAAAATAGTTCTGACTCGCCCTTGAGTTTATCCGTGTCGGGAGAGTTGATTGAATTTCCCAACAAGCTCATTCCGCATGAGGATATGGGCAACTCGTATTCAGCAACTTCCACTCTACTTTTACTATGA
- the dph5 gene encoding diphthine synthase, protein MLVFIGIGYSFKHLTMEALDYLKKADKVIVDTYTSLYEDDLKGLREYTSAEIVFASRNDLEGESMDKIISEAFRKNIVIAIPGDPFIATTHDSLRLEAVKKGLDVRVVNSVSIITLIHSRLGLQTYRFGKTVTLVFPDYFKPYSTIETIYENLKRRLHTIVLLDLRVESGRMMTIPEAVKILLDLDRELEGRLEKTIALGVARLSWRDEFVKADVLARLASYTYPPPPHTIVVVSDPQPVELESLISMWGYREE, encoded by the coding sequence ATGCTAGTTTTCATCGGCATAGGGTATTCCTTTAAACACTTAACAATGGAGGCTCTTGACTACTTGAAAAAGGCGGACAAGGTAATCGTGGACACCTATACTTCACTCTACGAGGACGACCTTAAAGGTTTGAGAGAATACACGAGTGCAGAGATAGTGTTTGCTTCCAGAAACGATCTAGAAGGAGAAAGCATGGATAAAATAATAAGCGAGGCATTCCGCAAGAACATAGTAATCGCGATACCCGGGGACCCGTTTATAGCTACGACTCATGACTCTCTAAGGCTTGAGGCGGTTAAGAAAGGATTGGATGTTAGGGTCGTCAACTCTGTCTCAATCATAACCTTGATTCACAGCAGGCTCGGATTACAGACTTACAGATTTGGAAAAACGGTAACTCTAGTGTTTCCAGATTATTTCAAACCTTATTCAACCATTGAGACCATTTATGAAAACCTGAAAAGAAGGCTACATACAATAGTTCTCCTCGACTTGAGGGTGGAGTCTGGGAGGATGATGACCATACCTGAGGCTGTCAAAATACTCTTAGATCTCGATAGGGAACTAGAAGGCAGGTTGGAAAAAACCATAGCCCTGGGAGTCGCCCGCCTCTCATGGAGAGACGAGTTTGTGAAAGCGGATGTCCTTGCAAGATTGGCTTCATATACTTATCCTCCGCCTCCACACACCATTGTTGTCGTTTCAGATCCGCAACCCGTAGAACTCGAGAGTTTGATAAGTATGTGGGGATATCGGGAAGAATAA
- a CDS encoding isopentenyl phosphate kinase — MEKDIVFLKAGGSLITFKDRPVSVNYEALKTLAEALKKVHENVTIVMGNGGGSFAHYTVSKYASESMLKLLVKCQQSTRLLNRLIVDYLVFHDIPATGLQTSAIIGYGKETIKVFTPPIVNLLKNNIIPVLYGECIPSDSGSIEIFSTEKVFEVLSSVLKPSRIVLLADVAGVYSCDPKKCSNPKLIRHINDSNLNEILNSLEEELGRDATGGMFSKVKSMSELSRKTGVKVILTSGFNAEYIVDAVTGKVPKEATVIEVGVRY, encoded by the coding sequence TTGGAAAAGGATATCGTATTCCTAAAGGCTGGAGGAAGCCTTATAACATTCAAGGATAGGCCAGTATCGGTGAATTACGAAGCTTTAAAAACCCTGGCGGAGGCCTTGAAAAAAGTGCATGAAAACGTCACCATTGTCATGGGCAATGGAGGCGGTAGCTTTGCCCATTACACGGTATCTAAGTATGCTTCGGAGTCAATGCTAAAACTACTGGTTAAATGTCAGCAGTCAACGAGGTTGCTAAACAGGCTTATCGTAGATTATCTCGTGTTCCACGATATCCCGGCCACGGGATTGCAGACAAGCGCTATAATAGGTTATGGAAAAGAGACGATAAAAGTGTTTACGCCTCCAATAGTCAACTTGCTTAAAAACAACATAATACCCGTACTCTACGGTGAGTGCATCCCAAGCGATAGTGGATCGATCGAGATTTTCTCAACCGAAAAAGTATTTGAAGTCCTGAGTAGCGTTCTCAAGCCCTCGAGGATTGTCTTACTAGCAGACGTGGCTGGAGTTTATTCTTGTGACCCTAAAAAGTGTTCAAATCCTAAGCTGATCAGGCATATTAATGATAGTAATCTCAACGAAATCTTAAACTCCTTGGAGGAGGAGTTGGGGAGGGATGCAACTGGAGGCATGTTTTCAAAGGTTAAATCTATGAGCGAGTTATCAAGGAAGACGGGTGTTAAAGTCATATTAACCTCGGGCTTTAATGCCGAGTATATCGTGGACGCTGTCACCGGGAAGGTGCCGAAGGAGGCCACGGTCATAGAAGTCGGCGTAAGATATTGA